One Micromonospora sp. WMMD1120 genomic region harbors:
- a CDS encoding ferrochelatase, with protein MSYDAVVLVSFGGPERPEDVMPFLQNVTRGRGVPPERLAEVAEHYQHFGGVSPINQQCRDLLAAIRADFAAHGVDLPIYWGNRNWDPMLADTVGQMRDDGVTRALAFVTSAYGGYSSCRQYQEDIAAARAAVGPDAPVIEKLRQFWDHPGFVEPHVDAVRAALGQLDPAQRDTTRLVFTAHSIPSSMAANAGPHGGRYEAQLHETARLVAAAAAPDLAYDLVWQSRSGPPQVPWLEPDINDHLATLAQGGTTAVVVSPIGFVSDHLEVVWDLDTEALETAKQLGLGFVRAATPGVDPRFVAMVRELVTERTDPDGAQLRRRLGELPMWDTCPTVCCVPARRPTPAGGTDA; from the coding sequence ATGTCGTACGACGCGGTGGTGCTGGTGTCCTTCGGTGGGCCGGAGCGGCCCGAGGACGTTATGCCGTTCCTACAGAACGTGACCCGGGGCCGGGGTGTGCCGCCCGAGCGGCTGGCCGAGGTCGCCGAGCACTACCAACACTTCGGCGGGGTGTCCCCGATCAACCAGCAGTGCCGCGATCTGCTGGCCGCCATCCGCGCGGACTTCGCCGCGCACGGTGTCGACCTGCCCATTTACTGGGGCAACCGCAACTGGGACCCGATGCTCGCCGACACCGTCGGCCAGATGCGCGACGACGGGGTCACCCGGGCGCTGGCCTTCGTCACCAGCGCGTACGGTGGCTACTCGTCCTGCCGGCAGTACCAGGAGGACATCGCCGCCGCGCGGGCTGCGGTCGGCCCGGACGCCCCGGTGATCGAGAAGCTGCGCCAGTTCTGGGACCACCCCGGCTTCGTCGAACCGCACGTGGACGCCGTGCGGGCCGCCCTCGGCCAGCTCGACCCGGCCCAGCGCGACACCACCCGGCTGGTCTTCACCGCCCACTCCATCCCCAGCTCGATGGCTGCCAACGCCGGCCCGCACGGCGGCCGGTACGAGGCGCAGCTGCACGAGACCGCCCGGCTGGTGGCCGCTGCCGCCGCGCCCGACCTGGCGTACGACCTGGTCTGGCAGAGCCGCTCCGGGCCGCCGCAGGTGCCGTGGCTGGAACCGGACATCAACGACCACCTGGCCACCCTCGCCCAGGGCGGCACCACCGCCGTGGTGGTCAGCCCGATCGGGTTCGTCTCCGACCACCTCGAGGTGGTGTGGGACCTGGACACCGAGGCGTTGGAGACGGCCAAGCAGCTCGGCCTCGGCTTCGTCCGGGCCGCCACCCCCGGCGTCGACCCGCGCTTCGTGGCGATGGTGCGTGAGCTGGTCACCGAGCGGACCGACCCGGACGGCGCGCAGCTTCGCCGCCGCCTCGGCGAGCTGCCGATGTGGGACACCTGCCCGACCGTCTGCTGCGTGCCTGCCCGTCGGCCGACGCCCGCCGGGGGCACCGATGCATGA
- the fabI gene encoding enoyl-ACP reductase FabI, whose protein sequence is MSGLLAGKRLLVTGVITDASIAFSVAKLAQENGAQVVLTGFGRLSLVERIAKRLPEPAPVIEVDVTNAEHLASLADRVREHVDGLDGVVHSIGFAPQSCLGGGFLDAPWEDVATALHVSTFSYKSLAMAALPLMSPGGAVVGLTFDATKAWPVYDWMGVAKAGLESASRYLAMHLGKQGIRSNLVAAGPLRTMAAKSIPGFEQFEDAWAERAPLGWNLTDQEPTARACLALLSDWFPATTGEIVHVDGGYHAVGS, encoded by the coding sequence ATGTCCGGACTGCTCGCCGGTAAGCGGCTGCTCGTCACCGGTGTCATCACCGACGCCTCGATCGCCTTCTCGGTGGCGAAGCTCGCCCAGGAGAACGGCGCGCAGGTAGTGCTCACCGGCTTCGGTCGGCTGTCCCTGGTCGAGCGGATCGCCAAGCGCCTGCCCGAGCCGGCCCCGGTGATCGAGGTGGATGTGACCAACGCGGAGCACCTGGCCAGCCTCGCGGACCGGGTCCGCGAGCACGTCGACGGCCTCGACGGCGTGGTGCACTCGATCGGCTTCGCCCCGCAGAGCTGCCTCGGCGGCGGCTTCCTCGACGCGCCGTGGGAGGACGTGGCGACCGCGCTGCACGTCTCCACCTTCTCGTACAAGTCCCTCGCGATGGCGGCGCTGCCGCTGATGTCGCCGGGCGGCGCGGTGGTCGGCCTGACCTTCGACGCGACCAAGGCGTGGCCGGTCTACGACTGGATGGGCGTGGCCAAGGCCGGCCTGGAGTCGGCGTCCCGCTACCTGGCGATGCACCTGGGCAAGCAGGGCATCCGCAGCAACCTGGTCGCCGCCGGGCCGCTGCGCACCATGGCCGCCAAGTCGATCCCCGGCTTCGAGCAGTTCGAGGACGCCTGGGCGGAGCGGGCCCCGCTGGGCTGGAACCTGACCGACCAGGAGCCCACCGCGCGGGCCTGCCTGGCGCTGCTCTCCGACTGGTTCCCGGCCACCACCGGCGAGATCGTGCACGTCGACGGCGGCTACCACGCCGTCGGTTCCTGA
- the fabG gene encoding 3-oxoacyl-ACP reductase FabG translates to MARTVLVTGGNRGIGLAIAQAFAKQGDRVAVTHRSGDAPDGLFGVRADVTDAESIDAAFTAVEAELGPVEVLVANAGMTADTLLLRMTEEQFTGVLDTNLTGAFRVAKRASGKMLRAKWGRMIFISSVVGLAGGAGQVNYAASKAGLVGVARSITRELGSRNITANVVAPGFIDTDMTAGLSEDRKAEIRKSIPAGRMASPDEVAGVVTWLASDSAGYVSGAVIPVDGGLGMGH, encoded by the coding sequence GTGGCCCGTACCGTGCTGGTGACCGGGGGTAACCGGGGGATCGGCCTGGCCATCGCGCAGGCCTTCGCGAAGCAGGGCGACCGGGTGGCGGTCACCCACCGCAGCGGCGACGCCCCGGACGGGTTGTTCGGTGTCCGCGCCGACGTGACCGACGCCGAGTCGATCGACGCGGCGTTCACCGCCGTCGAGGCCGAGCTGGGGCCGGTCGAGGTGCTGGTCGCCAACGCCGGCATGACCGCCGACACGCTGCTGCTGCGGATGACCGAGGAGCAGTTCACCGGCGTGCTGGACACCAACCTGACCGGCGCGTTCCGGGTCGCCAAGCGCGCCTCCGGCAAGATGCTCCGCGCCAAGTGGGGCCGCATGATCTTCATCTCCTCGGTGGTCGGTCTCGCCGGCGGCGCCGGGCAGGTCAACTACGCCGCCAGCAAGGCCGGCCTGGTCGGCGTCGCCCGTTCGATCACCCGCGAGCTGGGCAGCCGCAACATCACCGCCAACGTGGTGGCGCCCGGCTTCATCGACACGGACATGACCGCCGGCCTGTCCGAGGACCGCAAGGCGGAGATCCGCAAGTCGATCCCGGCCGGCCGGATGGCCAGCCCGGACGAGGTCGCCGGGGTGGTCACCTGGCTGGCGTCGGACAGCGCCGGGTACGTCTCCGGCGCCGTGATCCCGGTCGACGGCGGCCTCGGCATGGGCCACTGA
- a CDS encoding histidine kinase — MNRQPIVGAVRALRQTVLGPDAPVERPLVGRWPRLAPYAAPVGLLATLGLFLITLTVETEWGLPLPVAVLFAALTVAPLLALPRRPLLAWRLAVLALLVCTFNAPADQSWPWTPTLALGSVAVLAVVVARVDRPVLVWVVLISTVPVFALVHPDNRVPVLLLLGALAIVGDLVRRNRLSGRALAAQTELSEREQERRAVLEERARIARELHDVVAHHMSLIAVQAETAPYRLTDVPAPAADEFVAIAASARDALTDMRRLLGVLRSEATGPQTAPQPDLSDLGAMVDAARRAGLPVTLDATSVTEGQVPAPVGLAAYRIVQEGLANAARHAAGAAVRVTVRADASTLGVRVQNAPPEEVRSRPDAEAGAGHGLTGMRERATSLGGTFTAGPLPDGGYAVVAELPYDAEGGDR, encoded by the coding sequence GTGAACCGGCAACCGATCGTCGGGGCCGTGCGGGCCCTGCGGCAGACAGTGCTGGGCCCGGACGCCCCGGTCGAGCGGCCGCTGGTGGGCCGGTGGCCCCGGCTGGCCCCGTACGCCGCGCCGGTCGGACTGCTCGCCACCCTCGGGCTGTTCCTGATCACGCTGACCGTGGAGACCGAGTGGGGGCTGCCGCTGCCGGTCGCGGTGCTGTTCGCGGCGCTGACCGTGGCGCCGCTGCTGGCGCTGCCCCGGCGGCCGCTGCTGGCCTGGCGGCTGGCGGTGCTGGCGCTGCTGGTCTGCACGTTCAACGCGCCGGCCGACCAGTCCTGGCCGTGGACCCCGACGCTGGCGCTCGGGTCGGTCGCGGTGCTCGCGGTGGTGGTCGCGCGGGTCGACCGGCCGGTGCTGGTCTGGGTGGTGCTGATCTCCACCGTGCCGGTGTTCGCCCTGGTGCATCCGGACAACCGGGTCCCCGTGCTGCTGCTGCTCGGCGCGCTGGCGATCGTCGGCGACCTGGTCCGCCGCAACCGGCTGTCCGGGCGGGCGCTGGCCGCGCAGACCGAGCTGAGCGAGCGGGAGCAGGAGCGCCGCGCGGTGTTGGAGGAACGCGCCCGGATCGCCCGGGAGCTGCACGACGTGGTGGCCCACCACATGTCGCTGATCGCGGTGCAGGCGGAGACCGCCCCGTACCGGCTGACCGACGTGCCGGCCCCGGCCGCCGACGAGTTCGTCGCCATCGCCGCCTCGGCCCGCGACGCGCTCACCGACATGCGCCGGCTGTTGGGTGTGCTGCGCAGCGAGGCGACCGGGCCGCAGACCGCACCGCAACCGGACCTGAGCGACCTGGGCGCGATGGTGGACGCCGCCCGCCGGGCCGGGCTGCCGGTCACACTGGACGCCACGTCGGTGACCGAGGGGCAGGTGCCCGCGCCGGTCGGGCTGGCCGCGTACCGCATCGTCCAGGAGGGCCTGGCCAACGCGGCCCGGCACGCGGCCGGCGCCGCGGTGCGGGTCACCGTCCGCGCCGACGCGTCCACCCTGGGGGTACGCGTGCAGAACGCCCCGCCCGAGGAGGTGCGCTCCCGGCCGGACGCGGAGGCGGGCGCGGGACACGGGCTGACCGGCATGCGGGAGCGGGCCACGTCGCTGGGCGGTACGTTCACCGCCGGGCCACTGCCGGACGGGGGTTACGCGGTGGTGGCCGAGTTGCCGTACGACGCGGAGGGCGGGGACCGATGA
- a CDS encoding response regulator transcription factor encodes MIRVLIADDQAMVRQGFGALLAAQPDLLVVGDAADGAQAVGAARRLDPDVVLMDVRMPVMDGLAATRKLLGDRSAQRPRVLILTTFDLDDYVYEALRAGASGFLLKDAPAADLVQAVRVVAAGDALLAPAVTRRLIAEFAARPDRHRPRPTDLAGLTPRETEVLRLIARGRNNAEIADDLVVAEQTVKTHVGRILAKLGLRDRAQAVVLAYETGLVAAGE; translated from the coding sequence ATGATCCGGGTGCTGATCGCCGACGACCAGGCGATGGTCCGGCAGGGTTTCGGCGCGCTGCTGGCCGCCCAACCGGACCTGCTGGTCGTGGGTGACGCCGCCGACGGCGCGCAGGCGGTCGGCGCGGCCCGCCGCCTCGACCCGGACGTGGTGCTGATGGACGTGCGGATGCCGGTCATGGACGGGTTGGCGGCCACCCGCAAGCTGCTCGGTGACCGCTCGGCGCAGCGTCCCCGGGTGCTCATCCTCACCACCTTCGACCTGGACGACTACGTCTACGAGGCGCTGCGCGCCGGGGCCAGCGGCTTCCTGCTCAAGGACGCCCCGGCGGCCGACCTGGTGCAGGCGGTGCGGGTGGTGGCGGCCGGGGACGCGCTGCTCGCCCCGGCGGTCACCCGCCGGCTGATCGCCGAGTTCGCGGCCCGCCCGGACCGCCACCGTCCGCGCCCCACCGACCTGGCCGGGCTCACCCCGCGCGAGACGGAGGTGTTGCGGCTGATCGCCCGGGGTCGCAACAACGCGGAGATCGCTGACGACCTGGTGGTGGCCGAGCAGACGGTGAAGACGCACGTCGGCCGGATCCTGGCCAAGCTGGGTCTGCGCGATCGGGCCCAGGCGGTGGTGCTGGCGTACGAGACGGGTCTGGTGGCCGCCGGCGAGTAG
- a CDS encoding alpha/beta hydrolase — protein MRRRGAGRLAVATLLGVNLVLPIRTEPTPTAGFVEAYPMVAAAMRAAGPPYADWAADGRRFLLFDTRGDGRAVEVLGDLAGADRIAVLVPGVGSTLADFDRGLGGVARRAPAAQAGALYRELRTADPAARVAVLAWLGYDPPDGLVSAVADASARRGAVGLSTLLRELASRRPTAAVTLVGHSYGALVVSLAAADAPAQVTDVVSLGGVGAGVQRADDLPGGRRFWAAEAPTDWIRRVPPVRLPGLGFGRRPGDPAFGARPLPVAGVAGHDGYLVAGSAALVATAAVVLGGPNGDRR, from the coding sequence ATGCGACGACGAGGTGCGGGCCGCCTGGCGGTGGCCACGCTGCTCGGGGTGAACCTGGTCCTGCCGATCCGAACCGAGCCGACCCCCACGGCCGGGTTCGTCGAGGCGTACCCCATGGTGGCGGCGGCGATGCGCGCGGCCGGGCCGCCCTACGCGGACTGGGCGGCCGACGGACGCCGGTTCCTGCTGTTCGACACGCGGGGCGACGGGCGTGCGGTGGAGGTGCTCGGCGACCTGGCCGGCGCGGACCGGATCGCGGTGCTGGTGCCGGGGGTCGGCAGCACCCTGGCCGACTTCGACAGGGGGCTGGGTGGGGTGGCCCGCCGGGCGCCGGCGGCGCAGGCCGGGGCGCTCTACCGGGAGCTGCGGACGGCCGACCCGGCGGCGCGGGTCGCCGTGCTGGCCTGGCTGGGCTACGACCCACCGGACGGGTTGGTGAGCGCCGTCGCGGACGCCAGCGCCCGACGCGGCGCGGTCGGGCTGTCCACGCTGCTGCGGGAGTTGGCGTCGCGACGCCCGACGGCGGCCGTCACGCTGGTCGGGCACAGCTACGGGGCGCTGGTGGTGTCGTTGGCGGCGGCGGACGCCCCGGCCCAGGTCACCGACGTGGTCAGCCTCGGCGGCGTCGGGGCCGGGGTGCAGCGGGCCGACGACCTTCCCGGCGGGCGGCGGTTCTGGGCGGCGGAGGCGCCGACCGACTGGATCCGCCGGGTGCCGCCGGTGCGCCTGCCCGGCCTGGGCTTCGGCCGCCGCCCCGGCGACCCGGCGTTCGGCGCCCGCCCGCTGCCGGTGGCGGGAGTGGCGGGACACGACGGTTACCTCGTCGCGGGCAGCGCCGCGCTCGTCGCGACGGCGGCGGTCGTGCTCGGCGGCCCGAACGGGGACCGCCGGTGA
- a CDS encoding acyltransferase gives MSRDRAVDALRAYAIGGVVLGHWLVTGLVLGDDGGLRQASPLTALPGLAPVTWVLQTLGLFFFTAGFGSTRSLSRHPGGAGGWLARRLRRLLLPAVALLGVGSAGLLAATVLGTPDATLSVALRLAVSPLWFLLPLVALVATTGPLRAAVRRWGLLRCVTPAVALVAAADLAVRSLPAGGALPPVTVVVAWSVPYLLGVAHADGRLAGWRAGVALLAGGAVALAVLLALGYPVSAVGVPGAGVSNLNPPSLLVVALAVAQVGLGLLARPALRRLLTRPLPHAAVTGVNRHAMRIYLCHQPVLVGVTALTARTGLRLPGLHTDPDDPIWVLARFCWLPLLAAVLVTVVRTGRPGARGGPGGGGSAGRSAECVAPPARVYDHRRSGPPDPQEVIAVRDSDPPSRGRADGQPR, from the coding sequence GTGAGCCGGGACCGGGCGGTCGACGCGCTGCGGGCGTACGCGATCGGCGGGGTGGTGCTGGGGCACTGGCTGGTCACCGGGTTGGTGCTGGGCGACGACGGTGGTCTGCGCCAGGCCAGCCCGCTGACCGCGCTGCCCGGCCTCGCCCCGGTGACCTGGGTGTTGCAGACCCTCGGGTTGTTCTTCTTCACCGCCGGTTTCGGCTCGACCCGGTCGCTGAGCCGGCACCCGGGAGGCGCGGGCGGCTGGCTGGCCCGTCGACTGCGACGGCTGCTGCTGCCCGCCGTGGCGCTGCTCGGGGTCGGGTCCGCCGGGTTGCTCGCCGCCACCGTCCTCGGCACCCCGGACGCCACGCTCTCGGTGGCGCTGCGGCTCGCGGTGAGTCCGTTGTGGTTCCTGCTGCCGCTCGTGGCCCTGGTGGCGACGACCGGCCCGCTGCGCGCCGCCGTACGCCGGTGGGGGCTGCTCCGGTGCGTGACCCCGGCGGTCGCCCTGGTCGCCGCGGCCGACCTGGCCGTCCGGTCGCTGCCGGCGGGCGGCGCGCTGCCCCCGGTCACCGTCGTGGTGGCCTGGTCGGTGCCGTACCTGCTGGGGGTGGCGCACGCCGACGGGCGGCTGGCCGGCTGGCGGGCCGGCGTCGCGTTGCTGGCCGGCGGGGCGGTCGCGTTGGCGGTGCTGCTGGCGCTGGGCTACCCGGTGAGCGCTGTCGGCGTGCCCGGGGCCGGAGTGTCCAACCTGAACCCGCCGTCGCTGCTGGTCGTGGCGCTCGCGGTCGCGCAGGTCGGGCTGGGGCTGCTGGCGCGGCCGGCGCTGCGACGGCTGCTGACCCGCCCGCTGCCGCACGCGGCGGTGACCGGGGTGAACCGGCACGCGATGCGGATCTACCTGTGCCACCAGCCGGTCCTGGTGGGGGTGACCGCGCTCACCGCCCGCACCGGGCTGCGTCTGCCCGGACTGCACACCGACCCGGACGATCCGATCTGGGTGCTGGCCCGCTTCTGCTGGTTGCCGCTGCTCGCCGCGGTGCTGGTCACCGTCGTACGGACCGGTCGGCCGGGAGCGCGTGGCGGGCCGGGCGGTGGAGGCTCCGCCGGCCGGTCGGCCGAGTGCGTCGCGCCGCCGGCGCGGGTGTACGATCATCGACGTTCCGGCCCGCCCGACCCGCAGGAGGTGATCGCTGTGCGAGATAGCGATCCTCCCAGTCGTGGCCGGGCCGATGGTCAGCCCCGCTGA
- a CDS encoding VWA domain-containing protein: MIRFMQPWWLLAVLPVVALAAFYVWRQLHRRAYAMRFTNVDLLRTVAPKGLGWRRHVPATAFLLCLLVLATALARPAVDTKEPLERATVMLAIDVSLSMQADDVAPNRLEAAQEAAKQFVSELPKSYNLGLVSFAKAANVLVPPGKDRDAVTSAIDGLVLAEATATGEAVFTCLEAIRGVPADGAAGIPPARIVLLSDGFRTSGRAVEEAAAAAQAANVPVSTIAFGTDTGQVDIGGQLQRVPVDRLALAELAETTEGYFYEAASVSELKQVYQDMGSSIGFRTEPREVTQWYAGVALLLALCAGALSLLWSSRML; the protein is encoded by the coding sequence ATGATCCGATTCATGCAACCGTGGTGGCTGCTGGCAGTCCTGCCGGTGGTCGCGCTCGCCGCGTTCTACGTCTGGCGCCAGCTGCACCGCCGGGCGTACGCGATGCGGTTCACCAATGTGGACCTGCTCCGTACCGTGGCGCCCAAGGGCCTGGGGTGGCGTCGGCACGTCCCGGCGACGGCGTTCCTGCTCTGCCTGCTGGTGCTTGCCACAGCGCTGGCCCGGCCGGCTGTGGACACCAAGGAGCCGTTGGAGCGGGCGACAGTGATGCTCGCCATCGACGTGTCGTTGTCGATGCAGGCCGACGACGTGGCGCCGAACCGCCTGGAGGCGGCGCAGGAGGCGGCCAAGCAGTTCGTCAGCGAGCTGCCGAAGAGCTACAACCTGGGGCTGGTGTCGTTCGCCAAGGCGGCGAACGTGCTGGTGCCACCGGGCAAGGACCGGGACGCGGTGACCAGCGCCATCGACGGCCTGGTGCTGGCCGAGGCGACAGCTACCGGCGAGGCGGTGTTCACCTGCCTGGAGGCGATCCGGGGGGTGCCGGCCGACGGCGCTGCGGGCATCCCGCCGGCCCGGATCGTGCTGCTCTCCGACGGCTTCCGCACCTCCGGCCGGGCGGTGGAGGAGGCGGCGGCTGCCGCGCAGGCGGCGAACGTCCCGGTCTCCACCATCGCCTTCGGCACCGACACCGGCCAGGTCGACATCGGCGGGCAGTTGCAGCGGGTTCCGGTGGATCGGCTGGCCCTCGCCGAGCTCGCCGAGACCACCGAGGGCTACTTCTACGAGGCGGCCTCGGTGAGTGAGCTGAAGCAGGTCTACCAGGACATGGGCAGCTCGATCGGGTTCCGCACCGAACCGCGTGAGGTGACCCAGTGGTACGCCGGGGTGGCGTTGCTGCTGGCGCTCTGCGCGGGCGCGCTCAGTCTGCTGTGGTCGTCGCGGATGCTCTGA
- a CDS encoding DUF58 domain-containing protein, with protein sequence MARAAAVTSSTPRPAPLADRSEALLSRLQLLVTRKLDGLLQGDYAGLLPGPGSEAGESREYRPGDDVRRMDWPVTARTTTPHVRRTVADRELETWLALDLSASLDFGTGQWLKREVVVAAAAAITHLTVRGGNRIGAVIGTGGGVSAPARRWRGGPPPPGPGVLTRLPARSGRKEAQGLLRAVAGTTIQPGRGDLGALIEMLSRPPRRRGVVVVVSDFLSPPEQWARPLRKLRVRHDVLAIEVVDPRELELPDVGVLPVVDPESGELHEVQTADPRLRQRYAAAATAQRAAIATALRGAGAAHLRLRTDRDWLLDMVRFVAAQRHARTRGTTR encoded by the coding sequence CTGGCCCGGGCAGCGGCCGTGACCTCATCCACCCCTCGTCCCGCCCCGCTCGCCGACCGGAGTGAGGCGCTGCTGTCCCGGCTCCAACTGCTCGTCACCCGCAAACTCGACGGCCTGCTCCAGGGCGACTACGCCGGCCTGCTGCCCGGGCCGGGCAGCGAGGCGGGGGAGTCCCGGGAGTACCGCCCCGGCGACGACGTACGCCGGATGGACTGGCCGGTCACGGCACGGACCACCACACCACACGTCCGGCGTACGGTCGCCGACCGGGAACTGGAGACCTGGCTCGCGCTGGACCTCTCGGCCAGCCTGGACTTCGGCACCGGGCAGTGGCTCAAGCGGGAGGTGGTGGTCGCCGCCGCGGCCGCCATCACGCACCTGACGGTGCGCGGCGGTAACCGGATCGGCGCCGTGATCGGCACCGGTGGCGGGGTGTCCGCGCCGGCCCGGCGCTGGCGTGGCGGACCACCGCCGCCCGGGCCCGGTGTGCTCACCCGGCTGCCGGCCCGCTCCGGCCGCAAGGAGGCGCAGGGCCTGCTGCGCGCCGTCGCCGGCACCACCATCCAGCCCGGCCGTGGTGACCTGGGGGCGCTGATCGAGATGCTCAGCCGGCCGCCGCGGCGGCGGGGGGTGGTCGTGGTGGTCTCCGACTTCCTCTCCCCGCCCGAGCAGTGGGCCCGTCCGTTGCGCAAGCTACGGGTCCGCCACGACGTGCTGGCGATCGAGGTGGTCGACCCGCGCGAGCTGGAGCTGCCCGACGTGGGCGTGTTGCCGGTGGTCGACCCGGAGAGCGGCGAGCTGCACGAGGTGCAGACCGCCGACCCCCGGCTGCGGCAGCGCTACGCCGCTGCCGCCACCGCCCAACGGGCCGCGATCGCCACCGCCCTGCGCGGTGCCGGGGCCGCCCACCTGCGTCTGCGTACGGACCGAGACTGGCTGCTGGACATGGTGCGATTCGTGGCCGCGCAGCGGCACGCGCGCACCAGGGGGACGACACGATGA
- a CDS encoding MoxR family ATPase, which yields MAQPTMPDAPTPNGATPQTPPPVTTPAQDATLLEKALFEIKRVIVGQDRMVERMFVALLARGHCLLEGVPGVAKTLAVETLARVVGGSFARVQFTPDLVPADIMGTRIYRQSSEKFDVELGPVFVNFLLADEINRAPAKVQSALLEVMSERQVSIGGESHRVPDPFLVMATQNPIEQEGVYPLPEAQRDRFLMKIVVGYPTDAEEREIVYRMGVAAPEPTPVFDTPELVALQRKADGVFVHNALVDYAVRLVLATRAPAEHGMPDVAQLIQYGASPRASLGLVRATRALALLRGRDYALPQDVQDIAPDILRHRLVLSYDALADDVPADHIVHRVMSTIPLPAVAPRQQATPPSSTPPPGAGWPGQRP from the coding sequence GTGGCCCAGCCGACCATGCCCGACGCCCCGACGCCGAACGGGGCGACACCGCAGACACCGCCACCGGTGACCACGCCCGCGCAGGACGCCACCCTGCTGGAAAAGGCGCTGTTCGAGATCAAACGGGTGATCGTCGGGCAGGACCGGATGGTGGAGCGGATGTTCGTGGCGCTGCTCGCCCGTGGTCACTGTCTGCTCGAAGGCGTCCCCGGGGTCGCCAAGACCCTGGCGGTGGAGACCCTCGCCCGGGTCGTGGGCGGGTCCTTCGCCCGGGTGCAGTTCACTCCGGACCTGGTGCCGGCCGACATCATGGGAACCCGGATCTACCGGCAGTCGAGCGAGAAGTTCGACGTCGAGCTGGGCCCGGTCTTCGTCAACTTCCTCCTCGCCGACGAGATCAACCGGGCGCCGGCGAAGGTGCAGTCCGCGCTGCTCGAGGTGATGAGCGAGCGGCAGGTGTCCATCGGCGGCGAGAGCCATCGGGTGCCTGACCCGTTCCTGGTGATGGCGACGCAGAACCCGATCGAGCAGGAGGGCGTCTACCCGCTGCCCGAGGCGCAGCGGGACCGGTTCCTGATGAAGATCGTGGTGGGTTACCCGACCGACGCGGAGGAGCGGGAGATCGTCTACCGGATGGGCGTGGCGGCGCCCGAGCCGACGCCGGTGTTCGACACCCCCGAGCTGGTCGCGCTCCAGCGCAAGGCGGACGGGGTGTTCGTCCACAACGCCCTCGTCGACTACGCGGTCCGGCTGGTGCTGGCCACCCGGGCCCCGGCCGAGCACGGCATGCCCGACGTCGCGCAACTGATCCAGTACGGGGCCAGTCCGCGCGCCTCGCTGGGCCTGGTCCGGGCGACCCGGGCGCTGGCGCTGCTGCGCGGGCGGGACTACGCCCTGCCGCAGGACGTGCAGGACATCGCGCCGGACATCCTGCGGCACCGGTTGGTGCTCAGCTACGACGCGCTCGCCGACGACGTACCCGCCGACCACATCGTGCACCGGGTGATGTCGACGATCCCGCTCCCGGCGGTCGCCCCCCGACAGCAGGCCACCCCGCCGTCGAGCACGCCGCCACCGGGGGCAGGCTGGCCCGGGCAGCGGCCGTGA
- a CDS encoding PH domain-containing protein, producing MLPADPGALLTAPPGGGPLEPWPDTVSWQPISTDLIWVELIRLAVVVAIGLAVTGVGWALSGHWLFGLAVAVVVLLGAWRAVTVVRAVRAWGYAERENDLLVRHGLLVRRLSIVPYSRMQFVDVSAGPLERAFDLATVQLHTAAAASDARVPGLRPTEASRLRDRLTALGEDRAEGL from the coding sequence CTGCTGCCCGCCGACCCCGGGGCGCTGCTGACGGCCCCGCCCGGCGGGGGTCCGTTGGAGCCCTGGCCGGACACGGTCTCCTGGCAGCCGATCTCCACCGATCTGATCTGGGTGGAGCTGATCCGGCTGGCGGTCGTCGTCGCCATCGGGCTGGCGGTGACGGGGGTCGGCTGGGCACTGAGTGGTCACTGGCTGTTCGGGCTCGCCGTCGCCGTCGTGGTGCTGCTCGGGGCGTGGCGGGCCGTCACCGTCGTCCGCGCGGTCCGGGCCTGGGGGTACGCCGAGCGGGAGAACGACCTGCTGGTCCGGCACGGGCTGCTGGTCCGCCGGCTCTCCATCGTGCCGTACTCGCGGATGCAGTTCGTCGACGTCAGCGCCGGGCCGCTGGAACGAGCCTTCGACCTGGCCACCGTGCAGCTGCACACCGCGGCGGCGGCGAGCGACGCACGGGTTCCCGGCCTGCGCCCCACCGAGGCGTCCCGGCTCCGCGACCGACTCACCGCGCTCGGCGAGGACCGGGCGGAGGGGCTGTGA